Proteins from a single region of Styela clava chromosome 1, kaStyClav1.hap1.2, whole genome shotgun sequence:
- the LOC120346526 gene encoding uncharacterized protein LOC120346526 isoform X2 → MKFYMQYAADVLRLCCLQACVHQVLCNGLIVELISTSPLELRDIHFALIQNLVKMLKPIEIGTDYLGDKRQCGIRNDHH, encoded by the exons ATGAAATTCTACATGCAATATGCTGCTGACGTGCTGAGACTCTGCTGCTTGCAAGCGTGTGTTCATCAAGTGCTCTGCAATGGGCTCATTGTGGAACTGATATCAACGTCTCCTTTGGAGTTGAGAGACATCCACTTTGCACTAATTCAAAATCTTGTAAAAATGCTGAAACCTATTGAG ATCGGAACAGATTACCTAGGAG ATAAAAGGCAATGTGGTATCAGAAATGATCACCATTAA
- the LOC120346526 gene encoding uncharacterized protein LOC120346526 isoform X1 — translation MKFYMQYAADVLRLCCLQACVHQVLCNGLIVELISTSPLELRDIHFALIQNLVKMLKPIEIGTDYLGGEKYVSISGVIPFFKVLSQTCLAKKIHKVWHYSKQDQDFDPDLIEIWVCFRPKLTSYDMSITTWLNPSYKMCYFKKLASIRVPSFIVKK, via the exons ATGAAATTCTACATGCAATATGCTGCTGACGTGCTGAGACTCTGCTGCTTGCAAGCGTGTGTTCATCAAGTGCTCTGCAATGGGCTCATTGTGGAACTGATATCAACGTCTCCTTTGGAGTTGAGAGACATCCACTTTGCACTAATTCAAAATCTTGTAAAAATGCTGAAACCTATTGAG ATCGGAACAGATTACCTAGGAGGTGAGAAGTATGTCTCAATAAGTGGCGTAATACCATTTTTCAAAGTATTATCCCAGACATGTCTTGCGAAGAAGATTCACAAAGTTTGGCATTATTCAAAACAAGACCAAGATTTTGACCCAGATTTAATAGAGATTTGGGTTTGTTTTCGACCAAAACTAACCTCATATGACATGAGCATTACGACTTGGCTGAACCCAAGCTACAAGATGtgctatttcaaaaaattagctTCTATTCGAGTACCAAGTttcattgtaaaaaaataa